Within Streptomyces roseirectus, the genomic segment ACCCGCTCCCGTTCCCGCGGCTCCCGCGGCCCCGGCGGCGACCCCGGCTCCCCAGCCGGCCGCCGCCGCGCCCGCCCCCGCACCCGCACCCAAGCCGAAGGCCGCTCCCGTGTCGACGCCCGCCCCCTCGAAGGAAGCCCCCGAGGGCCCCGAGCTGGTCACCCTGCGCGGTCCGGCCGCCGCCGTCGCGAAGAACATGAACGCCTCCATCGAGGTCCCCACGGCGACGTCCGTGCGCGCGGTCCCGGTGAAGCTGCTCTTCGACAACCGCATCGTCATCAACAACCACCTCAAGCGCGCCCGGGGCGGGAAGATCTCCTTCACGCACCTCATCGGGTACGCGATGGTGCAGGCCATCAAGGCCATGCCGTCGATGAACTACTCCTTCGCGGAGAAGGACGGCAAGCCGACGCTGGTCAAGCCGGCCCACGTGAACTTCGGTCTCGCGATCGACCTGGTGAAGGCCAACGGCGACCGCCAGCTCGTCGTCGCCGGCATCAAGAAGGCCGAGACGCTCGGCTTCTTCGAGTTCTGGCAGGCGTACGAGGACATCGTCCGCCGCGCCCGCGACGGCAAGCTGACGATGGACGACTTCACCGGCGTCACCGTCTCCCTCACCAACCCCGGCGGGCTCGGCACCGTCCACTCCGTGCCGCGGCTGATGCCCGGTCAGTCGGTCATCATGGGCGTCGGCTCCATGGACTACCCGGCGGAGTTCCAGGGCACCTCGCAGGACACCCTGAACAAGCTCGGCATCTCGAAGGTCATGACGCTCACGTCGACCTACGACCACCGGGTCATCCAGGGCGCCGCCTCCGGCGAGTTCCTGCGGATCGTCGCGAACCTGCTGCTCGGCGAGAACGGCTTCTACGACGACGTCTTCAAGTCGCTGCGGATCCCCTACGAGCCGATCCGCTGGCTCAAGGACATCGACGCCTCGCACGACAATGACGTCACGAAGGCCGCCCGCGTCTTCGAGCTGATCCACTCCTACCGGGTGCGCGGTCACGTGATGGCCGACACCGACCCGCTGGAGTACCAGCAGCGCAAGCACCCCGACCTGGACATCACCGAGCACGGCCTCACCCTGTGGGACCTGGAGCGGGAGTTCGCGGTCGGCGGGTTCGCCGGCAAGTCCCTGATGAAGCTGCGCGACATCCTCGGCGTGCTGCGCGACTCGTACTGCCGCACCACCGGCGTCGAGTTCATGCACATCCAGGACCCGAAGCAGCGCAAGTGGATCCAGGACCGCATCGAGCGCCCGCACTCCAAGCCGGAGCGCGAGGAGCAGCTGCGGATCCTGCGCCGCCTGAACGCGGCGGAAGCCTTCGAGACGTTCCTGCAGACCAAGTACGTCGGCCAGAAGCGGTTCTCGCTGGAGGGCGGCGAGTCCGTCATCCCGCTGCTCGACGCGGTCATCGACTCCGCCGCCGAATCCCGGCTCGACGAGGTCGTCATCGGCATGGCCCACCGCGGCCGGCTCAACGTGCTGGCGAACATCGTCGGCAAGTCGTACGCGCAGATCTTCCGCGAGTTCGAGGGCAACCTCGACCCGAAGTCGATGCACGGCTCCGGCGACGTCAAGTACCACCTGGGCGCGCAGGGCACGTTCACCGGTCTGGACGGCGAGGAGATCACCGTCAGCCTGGTCGCGAACCCCTCGCACCTGGAGGCCGTCGACCCGGTCCTCGAAGGTGTCGCGCGCGCCAAGCAGGACATCATCAACAAGGGCGGCACGGACTTCACCGTCCTGCCCGTCGCGATCCACGGCGACGCGGCCTTCGCGGGCCAGGGCGTGGTCGCCGAGACGCTGAACATGTCGCAGCTGCGCGGCTACCGCACCGGCGGCACGGTCCACGTCGTCATCAACAACCAGGTCGGCTTCACCGCCGCGCCGGAGTCCTCGCGCTCCTCGATGTACGCCACCGACGTGGCCCGCATGATCGAGGCGCCGATCTTCCACGTGAACGGCGACGACCCCGAGGCCGTCGTGCGCGTCGCGCGGCTCGCGTTCGAGTTCCGGCAGGCGTTCAACAAGGACGTCGTCATCGACCTGCTGTGCTACCGCCGCCGCGGCCACAACGAGTCGGACAACCCGGCGTTCACGCAGCCGCTGATGTACGATCTGATCGACAAGAAGCGCTCGGTGCGCAAGCTCTACACCGAGTCGCTGATCGGGCGCGGCGACATCACGCTGGAAGAGGCCGAGCAGGCGCTCCAGGACTACCAGGGGCAGCTGGAGAAGGTCTTCACGGAGGTCCGCGAGGCCACCGCGCAGGGCCCCGCCGGCGCGTCCGCCGACCCGCAGGACGGGTTCCCGGTCGCCACGCCGACCGCGATCTCCACCGAGGCGGTCAAGCGGATCGCCGAGTCGCAGGTCAACATCCCGGACCACATCACGGCCCACCCCCGCCTGCTGCCGCAGCTCCAGCGCCGGGCGGCCATGGTCGAGGACGGGACGATCGACTGGGGCATGGGCGAGACCCTTGCCATCGGGTCGCTGCTGCTCGAAGGCGTGCCGGTGCGGCTCGCCGGGCAGGACTCGCAGCGCGGTACGTTCGGCCAGCGCCACGCGGTCATCATCGACCGTGAGACCGCCGAGGAGTTCACGCCGCTGAACTACCTCTCGGAGGACCAGGCCCGGCTCAACGTCTACAACTCGCTGCTCTCCGAGTACGCGGCCATGGGCTTCGAGTACGGCTACTCGCTGGCCCGCCCGGACGCGCTCGTCATGTGGGAGGCGCAGTTCGGTGACTTCGTCAACGGCGCGCAGACCGTCGTCGACGAGTTCATCTCCTCCGCCGAGCAGAAGTGGGCGCAGACGTCCGGCGTCACGCTGCTGCTGCCGCACGGCTACGAGGGCCAGGGCCCGGACCACTCGTCCGCGCGCCCGGAGCGGTTCCTCCAGATGTGCGCGCAGAACAACATGACGGTCGCCATGCCGACGCTGCCGTCGAACTACTTCCACCTCCTGCGGTGGCAGGTGCACAACCCGCACCACAAGCCGCTGGTCGTCTTCACGCCGAAGTCGATGCTGCGCCTCAAGGCGGCGGCGTCGAAGGCGGAGGAGTTCACGTCCGGGCAGTTCCGTCCGGTCATCGGGGACACCTCGGTCGACCCGAACGCCGTCCGCAAGGTCGTCTTCACCGCCGGCAAGGTCTACTACGACCTCGACGCCGAGCGGCAGAAGCGCGGCATCACGGACACGGCGATCATCCGGATCGAGCGGCTGTACCCGCTGGCGGGTGCCGAGCTCCAGGCGGAGATCGCCAAGTACCCCAACGCCGAGAAGTACCTCTGGGCCCAGGAAGAGCCGGCGAACCAGGGCGCCTGGCCCTTCATCGCCCTCAACCTCATCGACCACCTGGACCTGGCGGTCGGCGCGGACGTCCCGCACGGGGAGCGGCTGCGGCGGATCTCGCGTCCGCACAGCTCGTCGCCTGCCGTCGGCTCGGCGAAGCGCCACCAGGCGGAGCAGGAGCAGCTGGTCCGCGAGGTCTTCGAGGCGTGACGTGACCACCGCGTCCCGGTGACAGCCTGAAAGAGCCCGGCCCCGAGAGAGCGAATCTCTCGGGGCCGGGCTCTTTGACGCGTACGGGGGGGGTGAGAGGCCCGCAGTTACCGGAGCAGGGGCCCAGAATCGCCAGAGCCGGGAGACGACCGACGCCACTTCAGCGGCCGGGACCGCCTGGCAGACGCCCCCGCAGCTCGGATCGCCCCCCGCATCCGAAGCTCTCGCTTCCGCCGGCCTGCCACCCGAGCCCGGGGACACCTGGCTGCCGGGCCGAGGAAACGCCTCGGACCCAAGCCGGGGTGCCTGTCCGGCGGCCCCGATCCCGTCCCGGCGCCGGAGCCGCTGGCTCCCGTGCCGGCGAACAGTCACCCGGGCCCCGCCGGAAAGACCGGCCCCGGGGCAGGCGCGTCGCCTGCACGACCCTCCGGCCCCTGAAGCCGCCGCCCCCGCTGCCCGAGCGGCCCTCAGCGCCGGGCCGGGCCACACCGGGCCGTCCGGGGCCGTGCCGTGCCGGTCCGCCTCAACTCCGAGGCAGCCGGCTTCGGTTCGCCCTCGGACGGCCTCTTCGTCCTCGGGCGGCCTCCTCGCCCTCAGGCGGCCCCTTCGCCCTCTGGCGGGCTCTTAGCCCTCTGGCGGGCTCTTACGTCAGCAAGGGCTCGAAGTCCCAGTACGGGCGGATGCGGGAGCGGGCGGAGATGGTGTGGGGGTGTTGGCGGCCGAGGGTGGATTCGAAGTCGGAGAGGGCTTCTTGTTCGACCTTCTCCGCCTGGCGGCGGTCGCGGAGGTTGCGGAGGTCGGCGGCGTGGGCGATGCGGGTGGAGAGGGTGAGGGGGTGGGTGCGGCCGAGGGATTCGGTGGCGTTGACGACGGTGGCCCGGCTCAGGAGTTCCGCCGACTCCGGGTCACCCGTGAGGTTGCGCAGGGCCGCCGCGTTCAGGGCCGTGCCCACCGTCCAGGGGTGGGTGGGGCCGAGGGCCGCGGTCATGTCGGTGAGGGCCTGCTCCAGGAGGGCGTGCGCGTGCTCGCGTTCGCCCACGTTGCGCAGGATGAGCGCCTGGTTGGCGCGGGCACCGGCGAGGAAGGGGTGGTTGTCGGCGCGGGCGACCTCGTAGCGGGCGACGACGGACTCGCTGAGTTCCCGCGCGAGGTCGATGTCGCCGTGCTCGCGGATGAAGCAGCTCTGGGACGTCGCGAAGACGAGGGTCGTCGGGGAGACCTCGCCGAGGACCCGCTCGCCGCGTTCGAGGATGCTCGCGAACATCGGCCCGGCGGCGTCCCGGTTCCCGGACCGGTACAGGCACATCGCGTAGTTGTGCTCGGCGTACAGGGTCTGCGGGTTGTCGGCGCCCATGACGATCCGGTGCTCGTCGACGTTGCGCGCCTGCACGGACTCCGCCTCGGTGTACCGGCCGAGCAGCCGCAGGTCGAGCGCGTACGCGAACTCTGTCGTCAGCGTCCAGGGATGGCGGGCGCGCAGCAGGTTGCGCCGTGCCTCCCACGTCCTGCGGTCGGTGTCCAGCGCCTCCTCGTACCGGCCGAGCAGCCGCAGCGACACGGCGAGGTTGTTGAGGGCGTTGAGGGTGCGCGAGTCCTGGTCGCCGAGCTGGTCGCGGTAGGCGACGAGCACCCACTGGGACAGTTCCAGCGCCTCCTCGTACCGGGCGAGCCCGCGCAGGTCCCCGCCGAGGCCGTTGGCGGCCCGCAGGTGTTCGAGGTCCTGCGTTCCGCGCTCCTCGCGCAGGTAGTCGGTGGCGTGCCGGTTCAGCCGCTCGCTGCCCGCGTAGTCGCCGTTCGCCCGCAGCAGGTTGCAGTAGTGGTACGTCAGGTCCCAGATCCGCGGATGGGTCTCGCCGAGCAGTTCGCGCCACGCTTCGAGCGCCCGCTGCCCGAGCTTGGTGCCCGCCCGGTACTCCCCGGAGAGGAACATGTAGCGCAGGCAGTTGAGGACGAGCTGCTGCACCTCGGCGCTCGGGGTGTGCAGGACGTCCGCGTACTTGAGGTGCGGCACGATCTCCGCGTACGTCGGCCACAGCCGTGTGTCGGTGGGCCGGCGCGGGTCGGCGGCCGCGAGGGCGCGCCGGACGACGTCGATGAACTCCGTGCGCTCCGGCTCGGGCATGTCCTTGTGGACGATCTGGTGGACCATCCGGTGCAGGTAGAGGGAGTCGCCGGTGGCGGCCTCGTCGAGGCTGGCCTCGTGGGACTCCAGCCGGACGACGGAGTACTGCCGGAGCTGGTTGATCGCCTTGTTCCACAGCAGCGGGTCGTTGACCAGACCGGCGACCTGCTCGGGCAGCTCGTCCCCGGGCAGGTCCCGCAGGAGCCGGACGGGGATGAAGCCGGGCGCGAAGAACGTGCACAGCCGCAGCAGGTCGACGGACTCGGGGACGGTCTCGCGGAGTTTGTTCAGCAGTATCGACCACGCGGTCTGGAAGGCGACGGGGAAGTCCGCGGACACCTTCACCACGTCGGAGTCGATCCCGCCCTCCAGGAGCGCGATGTACTCGCGCACGGAGAGGTCGGAGTCGTTGAGCCAGCCCGCGGTCTGGTCGAGAAGCAGCGGCAGGTCCTCCAGCGCCTCGGCGAGCTGGTCGGCCTCGGTCTCGGTGAGCCGGGGCGCGCGCCGCCGCACGAACGCGACGGACTCGTCCCGCGAGTAGACGGGGATCTCCAGGAGCCGGCTGTTGTGCTCGGACCACTCGGGGTTGCGGGAGGTGATCAGCACGTGTCCGGGGCCGGTCGGCACGAGGTCCCAGATCTGCTCGGGCTCGTCGGCGCCGTCGAGGACCAGCAGCCAGCGCGAGAACGGCTCGCCCCGGCGCAGCGCGTCACGCACCGCGCGCAGCCGCTCGCCGTACTCCTGGCCGGTCTGGAGCCCGAGTTTCGGGGCGAGTTCGGCGAGGAAGCGCCGGTAGGTGACGCGTTTCTCGGCGTTGACCCACCAGACGACGTCGTACTCGGAGCCGAAGCGGTACACGTACTCGGTGGCGAGCTGCGTCTTGCCGACCCCGGACATGCCGTGCAGGCTGACGACGCCCGCGCCGGGCTCGGCGCTCTGCAGGACGTGGTGGATGTCGCTGAGGATCGGCTCGCGGCCGGTGAAGCGGGTGTTGCGGCGCGGCACCCCGCCCCACACCTCGGGCATCGAGGCGGGGAAGCGCGGCCCGCGCCGCCCGTCGACGCCGTTCGCGTGCGGGTCGTAGGGCAGGTCGAGCCGGTCGAAGAGCCGCCGTTCGGCCTCGTCGGCGCCGAGGTTGGTGAGGTTCGCCGGGGACAGCACGCTGACGGCCTGCGGGAGCGGGGCGTTGGTGACGGAGACGGCGGCGAAGCGGGTCGGGTCGGGCGCGACGACCTCGCGCAGCGCGGCGTTCCACTCCTCGTGGCTGCGCGGGCCGAGCTGGAAGTACCACTCGCTGACCAGGATCAGGACGCGGCCCTCGGAGAGCATGAGGTCGCGCAGGAGCCGGGGCAGTGATACCTCGGGCGGGGCGTCCCAGCGGAGGTAGACGACCCGGACGCCGTTACGTTCCAGACGGTCGCCCATCCAGGCGGCCCAGGCCCGGTTGAAGCCCGCGAAGCTGATCGTGACGGTCGGCCGTGCGGTCCCCCTCTCGGCGGACCTGACCGGTGTGCGGGCTCCAGACAAGGCGGCCTCCAACGCGTCGTTCCGGAAAAAATCGTAGGACCTCGGCGCGCCGCCCGTAAGGCCCCGGGAAGGGGGGAGCAGGTGTCGAGGCACGCCGATCTTCGCTCAGGGGCCGGTGCTCACGCGGGCCTTTCCTCAAGCTTGTCCCCTCCCCTCACTCGTTCGGGTGCGCGCCGGCGTGCCGCTGGTTCCACAGGGTGCGTGCGGCGCGCACGTACGCCTGGGCGCGGGCCCGCTGGCCGCGGGGGGCGGGGTGGTCACGCATGCGCTCCCAGGCGCCGGCCATCGCGTCGGCGAACAGCCGTCCCGCGACGGTGAGATCGGGTGAGCCGACGAGGGCGGGGAGGGTGGCGCCGACCATCGCGTGGCAGCGGGCGTGCTCGGTCCAGGCGCGTTCGGCGTGCGCGGGGTCGGCGAGGGCGAGGCGCTGGTGGTAGTCGGCGAGCGCGAGGTGGGAGTAGGCGCCCTGGAGGAGGCCGTCGAAGGGGCGGGGGTCCTGGCGCCAGGGCGCGAAGTACCGTTCCTCGGGGCCTGCTTGATGGAGTGTCAGGAGGGTGGAGAGTGCGGCGAGTTTGGCGTGGTGCAGTTCGTGGACGAGGGTCGAGGCGAACGCGACCGGGTCCGTGGGCCTGCTGGACAGGAGCGCGCCGAACGCCTCGCGGCGGGTCGCGCTGCACCCTCCCTGCCCCGCCGGGACGCCGGGCGGCAGGGCGAGCGGCACGAGGCAGCGCAGCAGGGCCGGCGTCTCGCGCACCCTGCCCTCGCCGCCCGCCCGCAGCGCCGCCGCCGTCCCCGACCACACCTGCGCCCACTGCTTGCGCCCGGCGTCGTCCAGCACCACCGGCTCCCCCAACCCCCCGCCCCTGCGCGGCGACCGCGCCGTCCGGTACGGGTCCAGGTCCTCCAACGGGACGATCGGCGCGCCCGCCACGAGACCGGGCAACGCGTGCGCGGGTAGCCACGCCGGCGACGCGGACCAGGCCCCGACGCCGGGTTCCGGATGGACGACGACGTCCAGCTCGCCATCCGCCGCGAGCACCAACGCGCCCCGGCGGTACCTGACTTCAACACCCCCCTCGGACCTCAAAGCCCCCAGCGAGGGCAGCACGAGCAGCCCGTCGGACGCCGCGAGCCTGAGGGAGAAATCAACGCCGGCCCGCGCGGCCCCGGCGGCGGCCAGCGCCCCGAGATACCCGAGATCACGCCGACTTCCGTTTCCCTGCGGCGAGTTGAGAGCCCGGAGGGTGTGCCAGGCCCAGGATCCGGTGAGGG encodes:
- a CDS encoding multifunctional oxoglutarate decarboxylase/oxoglutarate dehydrogenase thiamine pyrophosphate-binding subunit/dihydrolipoyllysine-residue succinyltransferase subunit is translated as MSSQSPSNGSSTSTEADQTGTNPAAAFGPNEWLVDEIYQQYLQDPNSVDRAWWDFFADYKPGAAEPAAPAAAGTAAAGAAATTPTAPATPAPVPAAPAAPAATPAPQPAAAAPAPAPAPKPKAAPVSTPAPSKEAPEGPELVTLRGPAAAVAKNMNASIEVPTATSVRAVPVKLLFDNRIVINNHLKRARGGKISFTHLIGYAMVQAIKAMPSMNYSFAEKDGKPTLVKPAHVNFGLAIDLVKANGDRQLVVAGIKKAETLGFFEFWQAYEDIVRRARDGKLTMDDFTGVTVSLTNPGGLGTVHSVPRLMPGQSVIMGVGSMDYPAEFQGTSQDTLNKLGISKVMTLTSTYDHRVIQGAASGEFLRIVANLLLGENGFYDDVFKSLRIPYEPIRWLKDIDASHDNDVTKAARVFELIHSYRVRGHVMADTDPLEYQQRKHPDLDITEHGLTLWDLEREFAVGGFAGKSLMKLRDILGVLRDSYCRTTGVEFMHIQDPKQRKWIQDRIERPHSKPEREEQLRILRRLNAAEAFETFLQTKYVGQKRFSLEGGESVIPLLDAVIDSAAESRLDEVVIGMAHRGRLNVLANIVGKSYAQIFREFEGNLDPKSMHGSGDVKYHLGAQGTFTGLDGEEITVSLVANPSHLEAVDPVLEGVARAKQDIINKGGTDFTVLPVAIHGDAAFAGQGVVAETLNMSQLRGYRTGGTVHVVINNQVGFTAAPESSRSSMYATDVARMIEAPIFHVNGDDPEAVVRVARLAFEFRQAFNKDVVIDLLCYRRRGHNESDNPAFTQPLMYDLIDKKRSVRKLYTESLIGRGDITLEEAEQALQDYQGQLEKVFTEVREATAQGPAGASADPQDGFPVATPTAISTEAVKRIAESQVNIPDHITAHPRLLPQLQRRAAMVEDGTIDWGMGETLAIGSLLLEGVPVRLAGQDSQRGTFGQRHAVIIDRETAEEFTPLNYLSEDQARLNVYNSLLSEYAAMGFEYGYSLARPDALVMWEAQFGDFVNGAQTVVDEFISSAEQKWAQTSGVTLLLPHGYEGQGPDHSSARPERFLQMCAQNNMTVAMPTLPSNYFHLLRWQVHNPHHKPLVVFTPKSMLRLKAAASKAEEFTSGQFRPVIGDTSVDPNAVRKVVFTAGKVYYDLDAERQKRGITDTAIIRIERLYPLAGAELQAEIAKYPNAEKYLWAQEEPANQGAWPFIALNLIDHLDLAVGADVPHGERLRRISRPHSSSPAVGSAKRHQAEQEQLVREVFEA
- the fxsT gene encoding FxSxx-COOH system tetratricopeptide repeat protein; the protein is MSGARTPVRSAERGTARPTVTISFAGFNRAWAAWMGDRLERNGVRVVYLRWDAPPEVSLPRLLRDLMLSEGRVLILVSEWYFQLGPRSHEEWNAALREVVAPDPTRFAAVSVTNAPLPQAVSVLSPANLTNLGADEAERRLFDRLDLPYDPHANGVDGRRGPRFPASMPEVWGGVPRRNTRFTGREPILSDIHHVLQSAEPGAGVVSLHGMSGVGKTQLATEYVYRFGSEYDVVWWVNAEKRVTYRRFLAELAPKLGLQTGQEYGERLRAVRDALRRGEPFSRWLLVLDGADEPEQIWDLVPTGPGHVLITSRNPEWSEHNSRLLEIPVYSRDESVAFVRRRAPRLTETEADQLAEALEDLPLLLDQTAGWLNDSDLSVREYIALLEGGIDSDVVKVSADFPVAFQTAWSILLNKLRETVPESVDLLRLCTFFAPGFIPVRLLRDLPGDELPEQVAGLVNDPLLWNKAINQLRQYSVVRLESHEASLDEAATGDSLYLHRMVHQIVHKDMPEPERTEFIDVVRRALAAADPRRPTDTRLWPTYAEIVPHLKYADVLHTPSAEVQQLVLNCLRYMFLSGEYRAGTKLGQRALEAWRELLGETHPRIWDLTYHYCNLLRANGDYAGSERLNRHATDYLREERGTQDLEHLRAANGLGGDLRGLARYEEALELSQWVLVAYRDQLGDQDSRTLNALNNLAVSLRLLGRYEEALDTDRRTWEARRNLLRARHPWTLTTEFAYALDLRLLGRYTEAESVQARNVDEHRIVMGADNPQTLYAEHNYAMCLYRSGNRDAAGPMFASILERGERVLGEVSPTTLVFATSQSCFIREHGDIDLARELSESVVARYEVARADNHPFLAGARANQALILRNVGEREHAHALLEQALTDMTAALGPTHPWTVGTALNAAALRNLTGDPESAELLSRATVVNATESLGRTHPLTLSTRIAHAADLRNLRDRRQAEKVEQEALSDFESTLGRQHPHTISARSRIRPYWDFEPLLT
- a CDS encoding aKG-HExxH-type peptide beta-hydroxylase: MTLPAPAITSLGRTESDPATLRTLTHDQHTRQLAVVRAVLEAAGDDPAVREAWGLLTDADRAGAGAGGGVAGGRTGGAGGGTGGAVRSPGGPGEWDAARGGRGAGLAEPGAAWPGQAHRTHGRRDDVGEPARQVPPGGGDAHDLRGQVTSDAGDIRDLPRQVPQEPSPLHTPHPPTPLTPTRALLLHPLTGSWAWHTLRALNSPQGNGSRRDLGYLGALAAAGAARAGVDFSLRLAASDGLLVLPSLGALRSEGGVEVRYRRGALVLAADGELDVVVHPEPGVGAWSASPAWLPAHALPGLVAGAPIVPLEDLDPYRTARSPRRGGGLGEPVVLDDAGRKQWAQVWSGTAAALRAGGEGRVRETPALLRCLVPLALPPGVPAGQGGCSATRREAFGALLSSRPTDPVAFASTLVHELHHAKLAALSTLLTLHQAGPEERYFAPWRQDPRPFDGLLQGAYSHLALADYHQRLALADPAHAERAWTEHARCHAMVGATLPALVGSPDLTVAGRLFADAMAGAWERMRDHPAPRGQRARAQAYVRAARTLWNQRHAGAHPNE